From Skermanella sp. TT6, a single genomic window includes:
- a CDS encoding glycosyltransferase family 4 protein, which yields MNATTPRLRLVLLITHMDQGGAQEALLRLGRSLRSRGHDVETWFLYEKSPLYRNEDNIRVLLPVRSPGAAGYLQLMARLFRQLRAHRPDAVISFLPLANGFGQAVARLAGVPRRVASQRNPSWTYTAWMQRLDRLAGTLGCYTANVGNSQSVVDSFAAYPQLYRRHLTVVHNGIDWRSSELDPAAARARFGLPAGGPLILNIGRLAEQKNQSLLLRVLPSLSAGNLVLAGDGGDRGKLERLAADLGVTSRVIFLGEVARAAIPDLLRAADIFAMPTLFEGQSNAVLEAMHAGLAIVSSDIPAQVETLGGPGEDAVGDLLPLDDDGAWTRSLEALVRDPALRALMAERARARAQLFTVDRMTDGFERLVDLSAPEGRVFSPQAGLRQRS from the coding sequence ATGAACGCGACGACGCCGAGGCTGCGGCTGGTCCTGCTGATCACCCATATGGACCAGGGCGGCGCCCAGGAGGCGCTGCTGCGGCTGGGGCGCAGCCTGCGCAGCCGCGGCCATGACGTGGAGACCTGGTTTCTCTATGAGAAGTCGCCGCTTTACCGGAACGAGGACAACATCCGGGTGCTCCTGCCCGTGCGCTCGCCGGGCGCCGCCGGGTACCTGCAGCTCATGGCCCGGCTGTTCCGGCAGCTCAGGGCGCATCGACCCGACGCGGTGATCAGCTTCCTGCCCCTGGCCAACGGGTTCGGGCAGGCCGTGGCCCGGCTCGCCGGGGTGCCCCGCCGCGTCGCGTCCCAGCGCAATCCCTCCTGGACCTATACCGCCTGGATGCAGCGGCTCGACAGGCTGGCGGGAACGCTCGGGTGCTACACCGCCAACGTGGGCAATTCCCAGTCCGTGGTGGACAGTTTCGCAGCCTACCCGCAGCTCTACCGGCGGCACCTGACGGTGGTCCACAACGGCATCGACTGGCGGTCCTCGGAGCTGGACCCGGCGGCCGCACGGGCCAGGTTCGGATTGCCGGCCGGCGGGCCGCTGATCCTGAACATCGGCCGGCTGGCCGAGCAGAAGAACCAGTCCCTGCTGCTCCGCGTCCTGCCGTCCCTGTCGGCGGGGAATCTGGTGCTGGCCGGCGACGGCGGCGACCGGGGCAAGCTGGAGCGGCTGGCCGCCGACCTGGGCGTGACGTCCCGGGTCATCTTCCTGGGCGAGGTCGCCCGGGCGGCCATCCCCGACCTGCTGCGCGCCGCCGACATCTTCGCCATGCCGACGCTGTTCGAGGGGCAGAGCAACGCCGTCCTGGAGGCCATGCATGCCGGCCTCGCCATCGTCTCCAGCGACATTCCGGCCCAGGTCGAGACGCTGGGCGGACCGGGGGAGGACGCTGTGGGCGACCTGCTGCCGCTCGACGACGACGGCGCCTGGACGAGGTCGCTCGAAGCGCTGGTGCGCGACCCCGCGCTGCGGGCGCTGATGGCGGAGCGGGCGCGGGCGCGGGCGCAACTGTTCACGGTCGACAGGATGACCGACGGGTTCGAACGCCTGGTGGATCTCTCGGCGCCGGAAGGGCGGGTCTTCAGCCCCCAGGCCGGGCTGAGGCAGCGGAGCTAA
- a CDS encoding beta-1,6-N-acetylglucosaminyltransferase, which produces MSLAYVVTAYKQPSQFARLIDALWHPDDHFAIHVDAKTPPEVHREFARVAEGRSNIVFVKPVPVYWSGFGLCQAEWEAMNALLGRKGWTHMINITGQDFPLKTRDEMLAELEARPHVNHMRVHLLADTKPHFRRRFRWVCVEIGGKLRRLPIPYPKPRTFRNDWYGDGWHILTREFCEWAAAAPVAQDILRWFRRVKHPHESWYQAMMMSSPFAGTVDRDNKRMIKWVRNSGNPKVLTMDDLPDLLASPAFFARKFDESVDADVLKVLAGRLRTLVPA; this is translated from the coding sequence ATGTCACTCGCCTATGTCGTCACCGCCTACAAGCAGCCGTCGCAGTTCGCCCGGCTGATCGATGCGCTGTGGCACCCCGACGATCACTTCGCGATCCATGTCGACGCCAAGACCCCTCCCGAGGTCCACCGGGAGTTCGCCCGCGTCGCCGAAGGGCGCTCCAACATCGTCTTCGTGAAGCCCGTGCCGGTGTACTGGAGCGGCTTCGGCCTGTGCCAGGCCGAGTGGGAGGCGATGAACGCGCTGCTCGGCCGGAAGGGCTGGACCCACATGATCAACATCACGGGCCAGGACTTCCCGCTCAAGACCCGGGACGAAATGCTGGCCGAACTGGAGGCCAGGCCGCACGTCAACCACATGCGCGTGCATCTTCTGGCGGATACCAAGCCCCATTTCCGGCGGCGCTTCCGGTGGGTCTGCGTCGAGATCGGCGGCAAGCTGCGCCGCCTGCCGATCCCCTATCCCAAGCCCAGGACCTTCCGGAACGACTGGTACGGCGACGGCTGGCACATCCTGACGCGCGAGTTCTGCGAGTGGGCGGCGGCGGCCCCGGTCGCCCAGGACATCCTGCGCTGGTTCCGCCGGGTCAAGCATCCGCACGAGTCCTGGTACCAGGCCATGATGATGTCGAGCCCCTTCGCCGGCACGGTGGACCGGGACAACAAGCGGATGATCAAGTGGGTGCGCAACTCCGGCAATCCCAAGGTCCTGACCATGGACGACCTGCCGGACCTGCTGGCCTCGCCGGCGTTCTTCGCCCGCAAGTTCGACGAGTCGGTCGATGCCGATGTCCTGAAGGTCCTCGCCGGCCGGCTGCGCACCCTGGTCCCGGCCTGA
- a CDS encoding YihY/virulence factor BrkB family protein, with product MLGLSKTAHREAMADRYVGPSQGRNRGAGEDQARAREDGRGRTARSPGELPRTGWRDVLWRVKEETDKDNISMIAAGVAFYLMLAIFPILAATVSIYGLVADPADVQRNFEAVSGVIPEQARSIIVDQLSAVAAASGGQLGLSVLVSIALTLWSASRGVNAVITALNIAYDETEGRSFIKLNAIALSLTVAMILFMIVTLAVVVGLPAVIGYLNLGETVEWAVRLARWPILAVAVMAALAVLYRYGPDRETPQWRWVSWGATVATLIWILGSVAFSVYVSNFADYNETYGTMGAVVILLLWFNLSAYAVLLGAELNAEMEHQTAQDTTTGTVKPLGQRDAYVADTVGHKP from the coding sequence ATGTTGGGATTGAGCAAGACCGCCCACCGGGAGGCCATGGCCGACCGCTATGTCGGCCCCAGCCAGGGGCGCAACCGCGGCGCCGGGGAGGACCAGGCGCGGGCACGCGAGGACGGCCGCGGCCGGACCGCCAGGAGCCCCGGGGAACTGCCCCGCACCGGCTGGCGCGACGTGCTGTGGCGGGTCAAGGAGGAGACCGACAAGGACAACATCTCGATGATCGCGGCCGGGGTCGCGTTCTATCTGATGCTGGCGATCTTCCCCATCCTCGCCGCGACCGTTTCCATATACGGCTTGGTTGCGGACCCGGCCGACGTGCAGCGGAACTTCGAGGCCGTCTCCGGCGTGATCCCGGAGCAGGCCCGCTCGATCATCGTGGACCAGTTGAGCGCGGTCGCCGCTGCGTCCGGCGGCCAGCTCGGCCTGAGCGTCCTGGTGAGCATCGCGCTGACCCTGTGGAGCGCGTCGCGCGGCGTCAACGCGGTCATAACCGCCCTCAACATCGCCTATGACGAGACCGAGGGCCGCAGCTTCATCAAGCTCAACGCCATCGCGCTGTCGCTTACCGTCGCGATGATCCTGTTCATGATCGTCACGCTGGCGGTCGTGGTGGGCCTGCCCGCGGTCATAGGGTACCTCAACCTGGGCGAAACGGTGGAATGGGCGGTCCGGCTGGCGCGCTGGCCGATCCTGGCGGTCGCCGTCATGGCGGCGCTCGCGGTGCTCTACCGCTACGGCCCCGACCGCGAGACGCCGCAATGGCGCTGGGTGAGCTGGGGGGCGACCGTCGCGACGCTGATATGGATCCTGGGGTCCGTCGCCTTCTCGGTCTATGTCTCCAACTTCGCCGACTACAACGAGACATACGGCACGATGGGCGCCGTCGTCATCCTGCTGCTGTGGTTCAATCTCTCCGCCTACGCCGTCCTGCTCGGAGCCGAGTTGAATGCCGAGATGGAGCACCAGACCGCCCAGGACACGACGACCGGCACGGTGAAGCCGCTCGGCCAGCGGGACGCCTATGTCGCCGACACGGTCGGCCACAAACCCTGA
- a CDS encoding GumC family protein: protein MNKLLTPDRQETDRHDWTTHEEGPSRSAPTLGLGDLLMVLSRRKYLLLGTIAIVTLLGIINVYMMTPLYTANTSVMVDPREQRVVDVEALVTGAPADQSTIESEIQVIRSDELAMRVIRQLGLDQLAEFNPRVAAEQNADSFKLPSLRDLPPVQWVKSLLVTEEPVVPDPAAEEARLQTSMLTTFLGRLSVSAVGRSRVLTISFTSENPTLAANVANTIASLYITQQLEQKFDARQKANAWLGERLTRLREEVETAERAVETARAGLGVVQGRDAGLVNEQLTQLNTQLVMARAENNTTQAQLRSVESAVRARGVRAVFDVVDSTLVSGLRAQEATLRQREAELLNNLGPRHPTIVDLKSQISAIAGEINNEAENRLRALRAQASVTQQRVTSLEQSMSRLEQEAGRLNQSDVEIRALQREAEANRALFENFLARSKETQSVDLEQPNAWIVSTASAPLGPSFPSKPLFVAVALVLAIGLGLILVFLAEQLERGLQTQEDVERLLRMPSLGMIPLVRRGRLTRKAPQDYALDKPASAYSQAVKSLFTSLIIAHQRKGSGNIVMLTSAVPGEGKSSLAATLARVIAIAGRRVLIIDCDLRRPNIHRTLGLPNQLGLADFLHGDATLPDVMRTDTRTGADVITAGSPTDYPEETIRNPLFDQMLFNLRPQYDLILLDAPPVLPVSDTRILAEKASQTVVVAKWRRTPRKLVQLAIRQLGDAGANIAGVALNQVDTAKAARYGSGEVEYYMGRRGSYFKN from the coding sequence ATGAACAAGCTTTTGACGCCGGACCGCCAAGAGACCGACCGGCATGATTGGACCACTCACGAGGAAGGGCCGTCGCGAAGCGCCCCGACCCTCGGGCTGGGCGACCTGCTCATGGTCCTGTCACGCCGGAAATACCTGCTGCTGGGCACGATCGCGATCGTGACCCTGCTCGGCATCATCAATGTCTATATGATGACGCCGCTCTATACCGCCAACACCTCGGTCATGGTGGATCCGCGCGAACAGCGGGTGGTCGACGTGGAGGCGCTGGTCACCGGCGCCCCCGCCGACCAGTCGACGATCGAAAGCGAAATCCAGGTCATCAGGTCGGACGAGCTCGCGATGCGGGTGATCCGGCAGCTCGGCCTGGACCAACTGGCGGAGTTCAATCCCCGCGTCGCGGCGGAGCAGAACGCCGACAGCTTCAAGCTGCCGAGCCTGCGCGACCTGCCGCCCGTCCAGTGGGTCAAGAGCCTGCTCGTCACCGAGGAACCGGTAGTGCCGGACCCGGCCGCCGAAGAGGCGCGCCTGCAGACCTCGATGCTCACCACGTTCCTCGGCCGCCTCAGCGTCTCGGCGGTCGGACGGTCGCGCGTGCTGACCATCAGCTTCACGTCCGAGAACCCGACGCTGGCCGCCAACGTGGCCAACACGATCGCGTCGCTCTACATCACCCAGCAGCTCGAACAGAAGTTCGACGCCCGCCAGAAGGCCAACGCCTGGCTGGGCGAGCGCCTGACGCGGCTGCGCGAGGAGGTCGAGACGGCCGAGCGCGCCGTCGAGACGGCGCGGGCGGGCCTGGGCGTCGTGCAGGGCCGGGATGCCGGCCTGGTCAACGAGCAGCTGACCCAGCTCAACACCCAGCTCGTGATGGCCCGGGCGGAGAACAACACCACCCAGGCCCAGCTGCGCAGCGTCGAGAGCGCGGTCAGGGCGCGCGGCGTGCGCGCCGTGTTCGACGTGGTCGACTCGACCCTGGTCAGCGGGCTCCGCGCCCAGGAGGCGACCCTGCGCCAGCGCGAGGCGGAGCTGCTGAACAACCTCGGTCCGCGCCATCCGACGATCGTGGACCTGAAGTCGCAGATCTCCGCGATCGCCGGCGAGATCAACAACGAGGCCGAGAACCGGCTGCGGGCGCTTCGGGCCCAGGCGTCCGTGACCCAGCAGCGGGTCACCTCGCTCGAGCAGTCCATGTCCAGGCTGGAACAGGAAGCGGGCCGCCTGAACCAGTCCGACGTCGAGATCCGGGCGCTCCAGCGCGAGGCGGAAGCCAACCGCGCCCTGTTCGAAAACTTCCTGGCCCGCTCCAAGGAGACCCAGTCGGTCGACCTCGAGCAGCCCAACGCCTGGATCGTCTCGACGGCCAGCGCCCCGCTCGGCCCGTCGTTCCCGTCCAAGCCGCTGTTCGTGGCGGTGGCGCTGGTGCTGGCGATCGGCCTGGGGCTGATCCTGGTGTTCCTGGCCGAGCAGCTCGAGCGCGGCCTACAGACCCAGGAGGACGTCGAGCGGCTGCTGCGCATGCCGTCGCTCGGCATGATCCCGCTGGTCCGCCGCGGGCGCCTGACCCGCAAGGCTCCGCAGGACTACGCCCTGGACAAGCCGGCCTCGGCCTATTCCCAGGCGGTCAAGAGCCTGTTCACCTCGCTGATCATCGCCCACCAGCGCAAGGGCAGCGGCAACATCGTCATGCTGACCTCCGCGGTTCCAGGAGAAGGCAAGTCGTCGCTGGCCGCGACCCTGGCCCGGGTCATCGCCATCGCCGGCCGGCGCGTGCTGATCATCGACTGCGACCTGCGCCGCCCCAACATCCACCGGACCCTGGGCCTGCCCAACCAGCTCGGCCTCGCCGATTTCCTCCACGGGGACGCGACGCTGCCCGACGTGATGCGCACGGACACCCGCACCGGGGCCGACGTGATCACGGCGGGATCGCCGACCGACTATCCCGAGGAGACGATCCGCAACCCGCTGTTCGACCAGATGCTGTTCAACCTGCGCCCGCAGTACGACCTGATCCTGCTCGACGCGCCGCCGGTGCTGCCGGTGTCGGACACCCGCATCCTGGCCGAGAAGGCCAGCCAGACGGTGGTCGTCGCCAAGTGGCGCCGGACCCCGCGAAAGCTGGTCCAGCTCGCGATACGGCAGCTCGGCGACGCCGGGGCCAACATCGCGGGCGTGGCGCTCAACCAGGTCGACACGGCCAAGGCGGCGCGCTACGGCTCGGGCGAGGTCGAGTATTACATGGGCCGGCGCGGCAGCTACTTCAAAAACTGA
- a CDS encoding SspB family protein yields the protein MATEYLRYDKMVENALRGVVREALCQAAERGLPGSHHFYLTFRTNDPGVQIPDYLRGQYPSEMTIVLQYQFYGLEVEDDKFGVTLSFNNAHERLIIPFAAITTFADPSVTFALQFQPLSSQEGPTSMEEIEEEVTEEAERQAAKAGGAKQADDGKMGQVVALDSFRKK from the coding sequence ATGGCAACCGAGTATCTGCGATACGACAAGATGGTCGAGAACGCCCTGCGCGGTGTCGTTCGGGAAGCCCTGTGCCAGGCGGCCGAACGCGGTCTGCCGGGCAGCCATCATTTCTACCTGACCTTCCGCACCAATGATCCGGGCGTCCAGATCCCCGATTACCTGCGCGGCCAGTATCCTTCCGAGATGACCATCGTGCTCCAGTACCAGTTCTACGGGCTGGAGGTCGAGGACGACAAATTCGGCGTGACGCTGAGCTTCAACAACGCGCATGAGCGGCTGATCATCCCGTTCGCGGCGATCACCACCTTCGCCGACCCTTCCGTCACCTTCGCGCTCCAGTTCCAGCCGCTGAGCAGCCAGGAGGGCCCGACGAGCATGGAGGAGATCGAGGAGGAAGTGACCGAGGAAGCCGAGCGCCAGGCGGCCAAGGCCGGAGGCGCCAAGCAGGCCGACGACGGCAAGATGGGCCAAGTCGTGGCTTTGGACTCCTTTCGCAAGAAGTAA
- a CDS encoding glycosyltransferase: MTASAPVAPKVSLFLQDLHGGGAERVMLRLAAGIAERSHPVDLVLIRREGAYLDAIPPGVRLVVLNTRRTLNSVASLARYLRRERPAAMLSALVHVNVGALLAAKFARTRTRMIVTEHSQITRNFRSNPSSTVRLAYRMVPWLYPTASRVVAVSGGVAEDLARFSGMAGSRIDVVHNGIVTPDLYAKAAEPCGHPWFRPGEPPVVLAAGRMVDVKDFAALIRAFALLRAQRPARLMILGEGELRADLEQLAERLGVAADLAMPGFLPNPYALMSRAAVFVQSSRWEGLPSVLVEAMACGTPVVATDCPGGTREILDDGKLGALVPLDDDQALADSIARTLDDPVPANAMAYKVGQFTLDRAVDTYLDLALGTGRARSWEHGR; this comes from the coding sequence ATGACCGCATCCGCGCCTGTGGCGCCCAAGGTTTCCCTGTTTCTCCAGGATCTTCATGGAGGCGGCGCGGAGAGGGTGATGCTGCGCCTCGCCGCCGGCATCGCGGAACGCTCCCACCCCGTCGACCTGGTGCTGATCCGCCGGGAGGGCGCCTACCTCGACGCGATCCCCCCGGGCGTGCGGCTGGTCGTGCTGAATACCCGGCGCACCCTCAACAGCGTCGCGTCGCTCGCCCGCTATCTCCGGCGCGAACGACCGGCGGCCATGCTCTCGGCGCTGGTCCATGTCAATGTCGGGGCGCTGCTCGCGGCCAAGTTCGCGCGGACGCGCACCCGGATGATCGTCACCGAGCACAGCCAGATCACCCGCAATTTCCGCTCCAACCCATCCTCGACCGTCAGGCTCGCCTACCGGATGGTGCCCTGGCTCTATCCCACGGCGTCCCGCGTCGTCGCCGTCTCGGGCGGGGTCGCGGAGGATCTCGCCCGGTTCTCGGGCATGGCCGGGAGCCGGATCGACGTGGTCCACAACGGCATCGTGACGCCGGACCTCTACGCCAAGGCGGCCGAGCCGTGCGGCCATCCCTGGTTCCGGCCGGGCGAGCCGCCCGTCGTCCTGGCGGCCGGGCGGATGGTCGACGTCAAGGACTTCGCGGCGCTGATCCGCGCCTTCGCCCTGCTGCGCGCCCAGCGGCCCGCCCGCCTGATGATCCTGGGGGAGGGGGAGCTGCGTGCCGACCTGGAGCAGCTCGCCGAACGGCTCGGCGTGGCCGCGGATCTGGCGATGCCGGGCTTCCTGCCCAATCCCTACGCGCTGATGTCGCGGGCGGCCGTGTTCGTGCAGTCCTCGCGCTGGGAAGGGCTGCCGTCCGTCCTGGTCGAGGCGATGGCCTGCGGCACGCCGGTCGTCGCGACCGATTGTCCGGGCGGCACCCGCGAGATCCTGGACGACGGCAAGCTCGGCGCGCTGGTTCCCCTCGACGACGACCAGGCGCTCGCCGATTCGATCGCGCGGACCCTCGACGATCCCGTCCCGGCGAACGCGATGGCCTACAAGGTCGGGCAATTCACCCTCGACCGGGCGGTCGACACCTATCTCGACCTGGCGCTCGGAACCGGGCGGGCGCGATCCTGGGAGCATGGCCGATGA
- a CDS encoding WecB/TagA/CpsF family glycosyltransferase produces the protein MTLGFKSSDIFGVKVTPTTMDDLFTLMHRSIAAEDKVVIASLNLHGMYKLFKDDVFRALHEDDKTCVHIDGMPIVWLGRAAGLDLDASHRTGWVDWFLPLMERAQRSGWRIYYLGGTSRVLADGLARLRRDYPDLAIDGHDGYFDARRGSAGNTAVVEHINAFRPHLLIVGMGMGRQEHWISENRADLKTNCIGTCGACMEYFAGAVPTAPRWLGPLGLEWLYRLISDPKRFWHRYLVEPWFVAWFLITGAGRRRAPARTDR, from the coding sequence ATGACTCTGGGCTTCAAGTCGAGCGACATCTTCGGTGTGAAGGTGACGCCGACCACCATGGACGATCTGTTCACCCTGATGCATCGTTCCATCGCCGCGGAGGACAAGGTTGTCATCGCCAGCCTGAACCTCCACGGCATGTACAAGCTGTTCAAGGACGACGTCTTCCGTGCCCTGCACGAGGACGACAAGACCTGCGTCCATATCGACGGCATGCCGATCGTCTGGCTCGGGCGCGCGGCGGGGCTCGACCTCGACGCGAGCCACAGGACCGGCTGGGTCGATTGGTTCCTTCCCCTGATGGAGCGCGCCCAGCGCTCCGGATGGCGGATCTACTATCTGGGCGGCACCTCCCGCGTGCTGGCCGACGGCCTGGCGCGGTTGCGCCGGGACTATCCGGATCTGGCGATCGACGGGCATGACGGCTATTTCGACGCCCGCCGCGGCAGCGCCGGCAATACCGCCGTCGTCGAGCACATCAACGCCTTCCGGCCCCATCTCCTGATCGTGGGCATGGGGATGGGGCGCCAGGAGCACTGGATCTCGGAGAACCGGGCCGACCTCAAGACCAACTGCATCGGCACCTGCGGCGCCTGCATGGAGTATTTCGCCGGCGCCGTCCCGACCGCGCCGCGCTGGCTCGGTCCGCTGGGGCTGGAGTGGCTGTACCGGCTGATCAGCGATCCGAAGCGGTTCTGGCACCGTTACCTGGTCGAGCCCTGGTTCGTCGCCTGGTTCCTGATCACCGGAGCCGGCCGCCGCCGCGCCCCGGCCAGGACGGACCGGTAA
- a CDS encoding PA2169 family four-helix-bundle protein yields MEFDRMNRNDDNHDPRAPGRPEAESGADQGAANRSPEDIERDIAGIRARMDQTLDELEFRLSPGQLTSGAVDLVKDVMRGNPSRLGDAIRNNPIPVVMIGIGALWLAVAMGRSQQQQQMDEAAGRRISRLSPADISDVLSPLIAVTLQGVDGLRQAETKIADPKVQAMVREIAQQHDRAAAALEEEVRRHGAMPQAGTTPPGRLHPAWSELRRALVTGETSAIIAGIENGEDSALEAFRMALHADLPEETRVLVGAHFHAIQQIHNRMSALKGATT; encoded by the coding sequence ATGGAGTTCGACAGGATGAACCGCAACGACGACAACCACGATCCGAGAGCGCCCGGGAGACCCGAGGCGGAATCCGGGGCCGACCAGGGCGCGGCCAATCGCAGCCCCGAGGACATCGAGCGCGACATCGCTGGCATCCGGGCGCGCATGGACCAGACCCTGGACGAGCTGGAGTTCCGGCTGTCGCCGGGCCAGCTGACCTCCGGGGCGGTGGATCTGGTGAAGGACGTGATGCGCGGCAATCCGAGCCGCCTGGGTGACGCGATCCGCAACAACCCGATCCCGGTCGTCATGATCGGCATCGGCGCCCTGTGGCTCGCCGTCGCCATGGGGCGGTCGCAGCAGCAGCAGCAGATGGACGAGGCGGCCGGCCGCAGGATCAGCCGGCTGAGCCCGGCCGACATCTCCGACGTGCTGTCGCCGCTGATCGCGGTCACGCTCCAGGGCGTCGACGGTCTCCGGCAGGCCGAGACGAAGATCGCCGACCCGAAGGTCCAGGCCATGGTGCGCGAGATCGCGCAGCAGCACGACCGGGCCGCCGCCGCCCTGGAGGAGGAGGTTCGCCGCCACGGCGCCATGCCGCAGGCGGGCACGACGCCGCCGGGCCGGCTTCATCCGGCCTGGAGCGAACTGCGCCGGGCCCTGGTCACGGGCGAGACCTCGGCGATCATCGCCGGCATCGAGAACGGGGAGGACTCCGCGCTCGAAGCCTTCCGCATGGCGCTCCACGCCGACCTGCCGGAGGAGACCCGCGTGCTCGTCGGCGCCCATTTCCACGCCATCCAGCAGATCCACAACCGCATGAGCGCGCTCAAGGGCGCGACGACCTGA
- the wbaP gene encoding undecaprenyl-phosphate galactose phosphotransferase WbaP — translation MLNDFQISVRSGPAVRTRGQFRSLQPALFLFFVDVTTVFLAVLVAHIGIGLISPAPTTFLFNPTLHAQELAGALLVVPILKAMVGLYPGYGMSPVERLRRQFMILIGAVVGITIVDLQFNEATWFNNGLLAALLVLGVLIWIADAIGRGVLMRLRLWGRPCVVVGTGQAGIDIVRRLGQNEHLGYNPVLFIDDNPSLWGTTVEGLPVVAPGGKTTDERLVRYASVGILAVPREQPERLNEMIGNLPFSTILVVPEWTGVQTVNTRVRDLSGLLSLEVRRPLGASITPLIKRGFDIVTSALLLILVTPLLLLIAVGIKLDSRGPLLFRQARWAGGSRSFPALKFRTMHADAEQRLKELLATDPVLRREYEMYHKLTRDPRVTRFGRILRRLSFDELPQLWNVLVGDMSLIGPRPYMPHELIKYPRQQEVLSRVRPGITGLWQVSGRHRTTFERRIELDVYYVENYSIWLDLHVLMRTVWIVVKADGA, via the coding sequence ATGCTCAATGACTTCCAGATTTCCGTCAGATCTGGTCCTGCCGTGCGGACCCGGGGCCAGTTCCGGTCCTTGCAACCCGCCCTGTTTCTATTCTTCGTGGACGTGACGACCGTCTTCCTGGCCGTACTCGTCGCCCATATCGGCATCGGCCTCATCAGCCCCGCGCCCACGACTTTCCTGTTCAATCCGACCCTGCATGCCCAGGAGTTGGCGGGCGCCCTGCTCGTCGTGCCCATCCTGAAGGCCATGGTGGGCCTGTATCCGGGTTACGGCATGTCGCCGGTGGAGCGCCTGCGCCGCCAGTTCATGATCCTGATCGGGGCCGTCGTCGGCATCACCATCGTCGACCTGCAGTTCAACGAGGCGACCTGGTTCAACAACGGCCTGCTCGCGGCGCTGCTGGTGCTGGGCGTGCTGATCTGGATCGCCGACGCCATTGGCCGCGGCGTGCTCATGCGGCTCCGCTTGTGGGGCCGTCCCTGCGTGGTGGTCGGCACCGGCCAGGCCGGCATCGACATCGTCCGCCGGCTCGGCCAGAACGAGCATCTGGGCTACAATCCGGTCCTCTTCATCGACGATAATCCGAGCCTGTGGGGCACCACGGTGGAAGGACTGCCGGTCGTCGCCCCCGGCGGGAAGACGACCGACGAGCGCCTGGTGCGCTACGCGTCGGTCGGCATCCTGGCGGTTCCGCGCGAACAGCCGGAGCGGCTGAACGAGATGATCGGCAACCTGCCGTTCTCGACGATCCTGGTGGTGCCCGAATGGACCGGCGTCCAGACGGTCAATACCCGGGTGCGTGACCTGTCCGGCCTGCTGTCGCTGGAGGTGAGGCGCCCGCTGGGCGCCAGCATCACGCCGCTGATCAAGCGCGGCTTCGACATCGTGACCTCGGCCCTCCTGCTGATCCTGGTGACGCCGCTGCTCCTGCTGATCGCGGTCGGCATCAAGCTCGACTCGAGGGGGCCGCTGCTGTTCCGCCAGGCCCGCTGGGCCGGCGGCTCCCGCTCGTTCCCGGCGCTGAAGTTCCGGACGATGCATGCCGACGCCGAGCAGCGCCTGAAGGAGCTCCTGGCCACCGATCCGGTTCTGCGGCGCGAATACGAGATGTACCACAAGCTGACCCGTGACCCGAGGGTGACCCGGTTCGGCCGCATCCTGCGGCGGCTCAGCTTCGACGAACTGCCGCAGCTGTGGAACGTGCTGGTCGGCGACATGAGCCTGATCGGCCCGCGCCCCTACATGCCGCACGAGCTGATCAAGTATCCGCGCCAGCAGGAGGTCCTGTCCCGCGTGCGCCCGGGGATCACGGGCCTGTGGCAGGTGTCCGGGCGCCATCGCACGACGTTCGAGCGACGCATCGAGCTGGACGTCTATTATGTCGAGAACTACTCGATCTGGCTGGACCTTCACGTCCTGATGCGCACCGTCTGGATCGTCGTGAAGGCCGACGGGGCCTGA